Proteins encoded within one genomic window of Girardinichthys multiradiatus isolate DD_20200921_A chromosome 21, DD_fGirMul_XY1, whole genome shotgun sequence:
- the LOC124858442 gene encoding outer dynein arm-docking complex subunit 2-like isoform X1 gives MILCVSIRIIDQLDGVRLVWSLLKNPSAEVQSSAAWALCPCIENAKDAREMVLFLIGGLELIVNLLKSTNNEVLTSIGAVVSKLAKDKEILGVLTDLGVVPLLAELTNTTDNRLRCNLAEAIGHCCMWSTNRASFGEFGAIGHLVRYLKLKDRSVLLSTAMALYQLSKEPNNIITMHEEGVVQPLIHLTASDDTKLQEFAAGCVRNIRLLALANQRTA, from the exons ATGATTCTCTGTGTTTCCATCAGAATCATTGACCAGCTTGATGGAGTCCGCCTGGTGTGGTCACTGCTAAAGAACCCCAGTGCAGAAGTTCAGTCTAGTGCTGCATGGGCCCTTTGTCCGTGCATTGAGAATGCTAAG GATGCAAGGGAAATGGTCCTCTTCCTGATTGGTGGACTGGAACTGATCGTTAATTTACTGAAGTCAACAAACAACGAGGTTCTGACGAGCATTGGTGCTGTCGTCTCCAAACTAGCCAAAGACAAGGAGATCCTGGGGGTCCTCACTGACCTCGGGGTTGTCCCCCTGCTGGCCGAGCTGACTAACACA ACTGATAACAGGCTTCGCTGCAACCTGGCCGAGGCCATCGGCCACTGCTGCATGTGGAGCACCAACAGGGCGTCCTTTGGTGAATTTGGAGCCATCGGCCACTTGGTGCGTTACCTGAAGTTGAAGGACAGGTCAGTCCTCCTGAGCACAGCCATGGCCCTGTACCAACTGTCCAAAGAGCCCAACAACATCATCACCATGCATGAGGAAGGAGTCGTTCAG CCACTGATCCACCTCACAGCCTCTGATGACACCAAACTCCAGGAGTTTGCTGCTGGATGTGTTCGAAACATCCGTCTCCTGGCCCTGGCCAATCAGAGGACAGCTTGA
- the LOC124858442 gene encoding outer dynein arm-docking complex subunit 2-like isoform X2, producing the protein MILCVSIRIIDQLDGVRLVWSLLKNPSAEVQSSAAWALCPCIENAKDAREMVLFLIGGLELIVNLLKSTNNEVLTSIGAVVSKLAKDKEILGVLTDLGVVPLLAELTNTTDNRLRCNLAEAIGHCCMWSTNRASFGEFGAIGHLVRYLKLKDRSVLLSTAMALYQLSKEPNNIITMHEEGVVQITN; encoded by the exons ATGATTCTCTGTGTTTCCATCAGAATCATTGACCAGCTTGATGGAGTCCGCCTGGTGTGGTCACTGCTAAAGAACCCCAGTGCAGAAGTTCAGTCTAGTGCTGCATGGGCCCTTTGTCCGTGCATTGAGAATGCTAAG GATGCAAGGGAAATGGTCCTCTTCCTGATTGGTGGACTGGAACTGATCGTTAATTTACTGAAGTCAACAAACAACGAGGTTCTGACGAGCATTGGTGCTGTCGTCTCCAAACTAGCCAAAGACAAGGAGATCCTGGGGGTCCTCACTGACCTCGGGGTTGTCCCCCTGCTGGCCGAGCTGACTAACACA ACTGATAACAGGCTTCGCTGCAACCTGGCCGAGGCCATCGGCCACTGCTGCATGTGGAGCACCAACAGGGCGTCCTTTGGTGAATTTGGAGCCATCGGCCACTTGGTGCGTTACCTGAAGTTGAAGGACAGGTCAGTCCTCCTGAGCACAGCCATGGCCCTGTACCAACTGTCCAAAGAGCCCAACAACATCATCACCATGCATGAGGAAGGAGTCGTTCAG ATCACTAATTGA